The Daucus carota subsp. sativus chromosome 9, DH1 v3.0, whole genome shotgun sequence genome window below encodes:
- the LOC108201299 gene encoding protein FAR1-RELATED SEQUENCE 5-like, with protein sequence MDLNSGFGDKIAQNFDANTLPTDVVAIEDDDFSLGEVDDLSSRKYVSPGSTTYWLPCMVDSKPNVGKSFRCIDEAAHFYVDYGRSCGFDIRHGSEKRYRDGRIQSKCFHCSREGFYSKNGEKNDDGSFCSKQKRKSMFTRCGCPAMIVVKHMKGSIYEITSFIEQHNHRFASADGKKFLKANRSMTVAHQNFAFDCSKVRIGHARAFGLMKEFVGGYDQIGATVVEFKNWNRDLKNIIGNADAQVILNKFQALKESSNGRFYYEHDVDESGKLTKLFWADCVGRRNYDVFGDVISVDATLV encoded by the exons ATGGACTTGAATTCAG GTTTTGGTGATAAAATTGCTCAAAACTTTGATGCTAATACATTGCCTACGGATGTTGTGGCTATAGAAGATGATGATTTTTCTTTGGGAGAAGTTGATGATTTGTCTTCGCGTAAATATGTATCTCCAGGTTCTACAACGTATTGGTTGCCTTGTATGGTTGATAGTAAACCTAATGTTGGAAAATCATTTAGGTGTATAGATGAGGCTGCGCATTTTTATGTTGATTATGGTCGTTCTTGTGGATTTGATATTAGGCATGGTAGTGAAAAGCGATATCGAGATGGACGTATTCAATCGAAATGTTTTCACTGTTCACGAGAAGGCttttattctaaaaatggtGAGAAGAATGATGATGGCTCATTTTGTTCAAAACAAAAGAGGAAAAGTATGTTTACTAGATGTGGATGTCCTGCTATGATTGTGGTGAAACATATGAAGGGTTCAATATATGAGATTACTTCGTTTATTGAACAACATAATCATAGGTTTGCTAGTGCTGATGGTAAGAAGTTTTTGAAGGCAAACCGGTCAATGACTGTTGCACATCAAAATTTTGCATTTGATTGTTCAAAAGTCCGAATAGGTCATGCTCGTGCGTTTGGTTTAATGAAAGAGTTTGTTGGAGGGTATGACCAGATTGGTGCAACAGTTGTTGAATTTAAAAATTGgaatagagacttgaagaacaTAATTGGGAATGCAGATGCACAAGTAATATTGAATAAATTTCAAGCTTTGAAGGAGTCTTCTAATGGCAGATTCTACTATGAACATGATGTGGATGAGTCTGGAAAATTGACAAAGTTATTTTGGGCAGATTGTGTTGGTCGTAGAAACTATGATGTGTTTGGTGATGTTATTTCAGTAGATGCCACATTA GTATAA